A genome region from Spirochaetota bacterium includes the following:
- the rplQ gene encoding 50S ribosomal protein L17, with translation MRHRNNVRQLGRSHEHRRAMFANMVTSLFQHERIITTKQKGKELKRIAERLITRAKENLSLTENDTARKLHNKREVMRLIKNEDIVKKLFDDIAPRFVTRPGGYTRMYLLDRREGDAAQMAIVELVVRTETKETKKENKKEDKKEKKDKKTTA, from the coding sequence ATGAGACATCGAAATAATGTTAGACAGTTAGGACGATCGCATGAGCATAGAAGAGCTATGTTTGCTAATATGGTGACTTCACTGTTTCAGCATGAAAGAATAATCACCACCAAGCAAAAAGGCAAGGAGTTAAAACGGATTGCTGAGCGTTTAATCACACGTGCAAAGGAAAACTTAAGTCTGACCGAAAATGACACTGCTCGAAAACTTCACAATAAGCGTGAGGTAATGCGACTTATAAAAAATGAGGATATTGTAAAAAAGCTGTTTGATGATATTGCTCCACGTTTTGTGACGCGGCCGGGCGGTTACACTCGTATGTACTTACTTGACAGGCGTGAAGGTGATGCCGCACAGATGGCAATAGTGGAGCTTGTAGTAAGGACAGAAACAAAAGAGACTAAGAAAGAAAATAAAAAAGAAGATAAAAAAGAAAAGAAAGACAAAAAAACCACAGCATAA